A section of the Pochonia chlamydosporia 170 chromosome 2, whole genome shotgun sequence genome encodes:
- a CDS encoding AMP-binding domain-containing protein (similar to Coccidioides immitis RS XP_001243862.1) translates to MADFHPELQAKLDDLQHELEEGDITEKGFQKRRALLLSQYGYGEPSAPTPTPAIHEPPPPPRSGLRLHQPDDSPPQQPYDGHRASTYNSVGGNGSDPDSPAYRTNSAYGPPPTGSHTSEVSPAGLLRPGGPIAERPVPVQRDSLFLTTTAASSDVPSRSETMVSKDYAFNPDQQGAYMDAGQHHQQQQFDGRTRTLQDSQGYFSDFAGQQHYDQTQPGGDYGAPHRYSSGEAFSPTAAMPPPMLTAGDLPPPEALEYLRPLEPREIPFSIRDPHDPNILMSQFDNLAAVLRHRARTTAKLPAYWVLDNKGKEIASITWDKLASRAEKVAQVIRDKSSLYRGDRVALVYRDSEIIDFAIALMGCFIAGVVAVPINDLQDYQRLNYILTSTQAHLALTTDNNLKAFQRDITAQKLTWPKGVEWWKTNEFGSYHPKKKEDIPALSVPDLAYIEFSRAPTGDLRGVVMSHRTIMHQMACLSAVISDTPGNRPGDTFNPSLRDKNGLLIGGKKAASEILLSYLEPRQGIGMIIGVLLTVYGGHTAVWFDNKAVDVPGLYAHLITRYKATVLVADYPGLKRAAYNYQQDPMTTRNFKKGMEPNFQSVKLCLIDTLTVDGEFHEVLADRWLRPLRNARARQVVAPMLCLPEHGGMVVSVRDWLGGEERMGVSLKLERETTSDSDSDDNDKTAKPVPSNGFGSLLGGGTTTKTEKSTGNTEMNEVLLDREALKTNEVVVMAYGAEVAKKAPNEPGMVRVGTFGYPIPDATLAVVDPETGLLASPHTVGEIWVDSPSLSGGFWSQPRSTELIFHARPYKFDPGDPTPTPVEPEFLRTGLLGTVIEGKIFILGLYEDRIRQKVEWVEHGHEVAEYRYFFVQHMVVSIVKNVPKIYDCSAFDVFVNDEHLPVVVVESAAASTAPLTSGGPPRQPDTALLDSLAERCMEVLMEEHHLRLYCVMITAPNSLPRVIKNGRREIGNMLCRREYDLGNLPCVHVKFGVEHAVLNLPIGVDPIGGIWSQIASESRANILAPADKQYSGIDRREVVIDDRTSTPLNNFACITDLIQWRVARQPEELSYCTIDGRGREGKGITWRKFDQRVAAVAMYLKNKVKVRPGDHVVLMYTHSEEFVFATHGCINLGAVVIPMAPLDQNRLNEDVPAFLHIVADYNVKAVLVNHEVDHLLKLKPVSSHLKQSAQILKIATPNVYNTTKPPKQNSGLRDLGLTIDPAWVRPGYPVVIWTYWTPDQRRIAVQLGHDTIMGMCKVQKETCQMTSSRPVLGCVRSTTGLGFVHTCLMGIYIGTPTYLLSPVEFAQNPMSLFVTLSRYKIKDTYATPQMLDHAMASMHAKGFTLHELKNMMITSDSRPRVDVFQKVRMHFAPAGLDRTAINTVYSHVLNPMIASRSYMCIEPIEIWLDTKALRRGLVVPVDPEAEPKALLVQDSGMVPVSTQIAIVNPENRMHCYDGEYGEIWVDSEACVKSFYGSKDAFDAERFDGRTVDGDPGVAYVRTGDLGFLHNVSRPIGPGGALVDMQVLFVLGSIGETFEINGLSHFPMDIETSVERSHRNIVPGGCAVFQAGGLVVVLVEVSRKPYLASIVPVIVNAILNEHQIIVDIVAFVSRGDFPRSRLGEKQRGKILAGWVTRKLRTLAQFAIRDLDASAMGEAGSGSGTGDLGDANRMSTGSIRSSGVPAGASSLRNVEHAPQILEQEEFDVQMNRMSHMPPPPAPGTASTTTHDDQVTPTGYSQDKSSNAQSQGTMNRDSGGQQGYFGNTQRYGDEYEDDEPPTVGPKPSSSAPENAPSAPKIRMTLPGVDGREGFQFWDGPQAEDDETDWTADAIMHMNLAGDMNPR, encoded by the exons ATGGCCGATTTCCACCCCGAGCTGCAAGCAAAGCTTGACGACTTGCAACATGAGTTAGAG GAGGGGGATATTACCGAGAAAGG ATTCCAGAAAAGACGAGCATTGCTGCTCTCCCAGTACGGTTATGGCGAACCCAGCGCTCCAACTCCCACCCCCGCCATTCACGaacctcctccccctcctaGATCTGGCCTTCGTCTTCACCAACCTGACGACAGCCCGCCGCAACAGCCCTACGACGGCCACCGAGCCTCTACGTACAATTCTGTTGGCGGAAATGGATCCGACCCCGATTCTCCAGCATACCGGACGAATTCAGCCTACGGTCCTCCACCGACAGGCTCACATACCTCCGAGGTGTCGCCAGCTGGCCTCTTGCGCCCTGGCGGTCCCATAGCTGAGCGACCTGTTCCCGTTCAGCGCGATTCGCTTTTCCTGACGACGACGGCTGCGTCCAGCGATGTCCCTTCTCGGAGTGAGACCATGGTTTCCAAGGATTATGCCTTCAATCCAGACCAGCAAGGCGCATACATGGATGCGgggcaacaccatcaacagcagcaattCGACGGGAGGACTAGGACATTGCAAGATTCCCAAGGTTACTTCTCCGACTTTGCTGGTCAGCAGCATTACGACCAGACTCAGCCTGGAGGTGACTATGGGGCCCCTCATAGATACTCATCTGGAGAGGCGTTCTCTCCCACGGCTGCCATGCCCCCGCCGATGCTCACGGCCGGTGACCTCCCTCCACCGGAAGCATTAGAGTATTTACGGCCTCTTGAGCCACGGGAGATACCATTTTCCATCCGTGACCCGCACGATCCCAATATTCTCATGTCACAGTTCGACAACCTGGCTGCTGTCCTTCGCCATCGCGCCAGaaccacagccaagctcCCTGCATACTGGGTTTTGGAtaacaaaggaaaggaaatCGCATCCATCACTTGGGACAAACTTGCCTCTAGGGCGGAAAAGGTTGCTCAAGTCATAAGAGATAAGAGCTCGCTATATCGTGGCGACCGAGTTGCTCTTGTGTACCGCGACAGCGAAATCAttgactttgccattgccttGATGGGCTGCTTCATTGCGGGCGTGGTCGCTGTGCCAATTAACGACTTGCAGGACTACCAACGTCTCAACTACATCTTGACATCGACTCAGGCACATCTGGCCTTGACAACGGATAATAACCTAAAGGCGTTCCAGCGAGATATTACCGCGCAGAAGCTCACTTGGCCAAAGGGAGTCGAGTGGTGGAAGACGAATGAGTTTGGAAGCTATCACccgaaaaagaaggaggacATACCCGCCTTGTCCGTTCCCGATCTGGCCTACATAGAATTTTCCAGAGCTCCTACTGGGGACCTTAGAGGCGTCGTCATGAGCCACCGCACGATAATGCACCAAATGGCGTGTCTGAGTGCCGTCATATCAGACACTCCTGGGAACCGACCTGGAGACACCTTTAACCCTTCTTTGAGAGATAAAAATGGCCTTCTTATTGGCGGCAAGAAGGCCGCTAGCGAGATTCTACTCTCCTATCTGGAGCCTCGTCAAGGCATCGGTATGATTATCGGCGTCTTACTGACTGTGTATGGTGGGCACACTGCTGTTTGGTTTGACAACAAAGCCGTAGATGTCCCGGGTCTTTACGCGCATCTCATTACGAGATATAAAGCAACTGTTCTGGTAGCGGACTATCCTGGCCTGAAGCGAGCGGCGTATAATTACCAGCAAGATCCGATGACGACGCGAAATTTCAAAAAGGGCATGGAACCAAATTTTCAATCTGTCAAACTTTGTTTAATTGATACCCTTACTGTTGACGGAGAGTTCCACGAAGTCTTGGCTGATAGGTGGCTGCGCCCGCTTAGAAATGCACGAGCGCGCCAAGTTGTAGCGCCTATGCTATGCCTCCCCGAGCATGGCGGTATGGTGGTCAGTGTGCGGGATTGGCTTGGCGGCGAAGAACGTATGGGTGTATCGCTCAAGCTAGAACGCGAGACAACTTCGGATTCAGACAgtgacgacaacgacaagacTGCCAAACCAGTTCCATCGAATGGATTCGGTAGTTTGCTTGGCGGCGGCACGACAACCAAGACCGAAAAGAGCACAGGCAATACAGAAATGAATGAGGTCCTCCTTGATCGTGAAGCGCTTAAGACCAACgaggtggttgtgatggCATACGGCGCTGAAGTcgccaaaaaggcaccaAACGAGCCGGGAATGGTAAGAGTCGGTACATTTGGCTATCCAATTCCGGACGCTACTCTCGCTGTGGTTGATCCCGAAACTGGTCTCCTAGCATCTCCTCATACCGTGGGTGAAATCTGGGTTGATTCTCCTTCCCTTAGTGGCGGGTTTTGGTCTCAGCCTAGGAGCACTGAGTTGATCTTCCATGCCCGGCCCTATAAGTTCGATCCTGGCGATCCGACTCCGACACCGGTAGAACCGGAGTTCTTGCGCACCGGTCTTCTCGGCACCGTAATCGAGGGCAAGATATTCATCCTAGGTCTGTACGAAGATCGCATTCGACAGAAAGTGGAGTGGGttgaacatggacatgaGGTTGCCGAGTATCGATACTTCTTCGTTCAGCACATGGTCGTAAGCATTGTCAAGAATGTCCCCAAGATTTACGACTGCTCCGCGTTTGACGTATTCGTCAATGATGAACATCTGCCGGTAGTTGTTGTAGAATCTGCCGCCGCTTCCACCGCACCTCTTACATCCGGTGGCCCTCCACGACAGCCGGATACCGCGTTGCTTGATTCCCTGGCTGAGAGGTGTATGGAGGTCCTGATGGAGGAGCATCATCTCAGACTCTACTGTGTTATGATCACGGCTCCGAACTCACTACCCCGTGTTATCAAGAACGGCAGACGCGAGATTGGAAACATGCTTTGCCGCCGAGAATACGACCTTGGCAATCTGCCTTGTGttcatgtcaagtttggcgTCGAGCATGCGGTACTTAACTTGCCGATTGGTGTAGACCCGATTGGAGGAATTTGGTCACAAATTGCTTCCGAATCTCGAGCAAACATTCTTGCTCCAGCAGATAAACAATATTCGGGTATCGACCGAAGGGAAGTTGTTATTGACGACCGAACCTCTACGCCGCTCAACAATTTTGCCTGTATCACGGATCTCATTCAGTGGCGTGTGGCGCGGCAACCAGAAGAACTCTCGTATTGCACGATAGACGGCCGGGGAAGGGAAGGCAAGGGCATAACCTGGCGCAAGTTTGATCAAAGGGTCGCAGCTGTTGCCATGTATTTGaagaacaaggtcaaggtgcGACCAGGGGACCACGTTGTCCTCATGTATACCCACTCCGAAGAGTTTGTCTTTGCTACTCACGGTTGTATCAACCTGGGTGCTGTTGTCATACCCATGGCACCACTCGACCAAAATCGCCTGAATGAAGATGTCCCTGCATTCCTTCACATTGTTGCCGACTacaatgtcaaggctgtCTTGGTCAACCACGAGGTGGACCACTTGCTGAAGCTCAAGCCTGTTTCGAGCCACCTGAAGCAATCTGCCCAGATTCTCAAGATTGCCACTCCTAATGTCTACAACACCACGAAgcctccaaaacaaaacagcGGCCTTCGTGATTTAGGTTTGACTATTGACCCTGCTTGGGTTCGCCCAGGATATCCTGTTGTTATTTGGACATATTGGACACCGGACCAGCGGAGGATAGCTGTTCAGCTGGGACATGATACCATTATGGGCATGTGCAAAGTCCAAAAGGAGACATGCCAGATGACAAGCTCACGCCCAGTTCTCGGTTGTGTGCGAAGTACCACTGGGCTCGGCTTTGTTCACACCTGTCTCATGGGTATCTACATTGGTACCCCGACGTACCTACTATCTCCAGTCGAATTTGCCCAAAACCCCATGTCCCTGTTTGTCACATTATCCAGATACAAGATTAAGGATACGTATGCAACTCCGCAGATGCTGGATCACGCCATGGCATCGATGCATGCAAAGGGCTTTACGTTGCACGAACTGAAGAACATGATGATCACATCCGATAGCCGTCCTCGAGTAGATGTTTTCCAAAAGGTACGGATGCATTTTGCGCCGGCCGGACTTGATAGGACAGCGATCAACACGGTCTATTCCCATGTTCTAAACCCGATGATTGCATCGAGATCATACATGTGCATCGAGCCTATTGAGATTTGGCTCGACACCAAAGCACTCCGCCGAGGTCTGGTTGTGCCGGTTGATCCCGAGGCTGAGCCTAAGGCTCTGCTTGTACAAGACTCTGGCATGGTTCCAGTTTCGACGCAAATTGCAATTGTAAACCCAGAGAATCGCATGCATTGCTATGATGGAGAATATGGTGAGATTTGGGTTGACTCTGAGGCTTGCGTGAAGTCGTTCTACGGATCAAAGGATGCATTTGACGCAGAGAGATTTGACGGACGCACGGTCGATGGTGATCCGGGCGTGGCCTACGTGCGTACGGGTGACTTGGGATTTCTTCATAATGTTAGCCGGCCTATTGGGCCAGGCGGAGCCTTGGTTGATATGCAGGTGCTCTTTGTACTGGGCAGCATTGGCGAGACGTTTGAGATCAATGGGCTTAGCCATTTCCCAATGGATATTGAGACCTCGGTCGAGCGTTCTCACCGAAACATTGTCCCAGGTGGCTG CGCTGTGTTCCAGGCTGGTGGCCTGGTTGTCGTCCTCGTCGAAGTCAGTCGAAAGCCTTACTTGGCCTCCATTGTACCAGTTATCGTCAATGCAATTTTGAACGAGCATCAAATCATTGTTGATATTGTGGCCTTTGTTAGCAGAGGCGACTTCCCTCGCTCACGACTTGGCGAGAAGCAACGTGGTAAGATTCTCGCAGGATGGGTTACACGGAAGTTGCGCACACTGGCTCAATTCGCTATCCGTGACCTCGACGCCTCCGCTATGGGCGAAGCTGGTAGCGGTAGCGGCACTGGCGACCTAGGGGATGCCAATCGAATGTCCACAGGAAGCATTCGTAGTTCAGGGGTTCCCGCCGGGGCGTCGAGCCTAAGAAATGTCGAACACGCGCCGCAAATTTTGGAGCAGGAAGAGTTTGATGTCCAGATGAATCGCATGTCGCACATGCCGCCTCCCCCAGCCCCTGGAACCGCATCCACAACAACTCATGACGATCAAGTGACACCAACGGGATACTCTCAGGAcaagtcatcaaatgcaCAAAGTCAAGGGACCATGAACCGCGACTCTGGAGGACAGCAGGGGTATTTTGGCAATACACAACGATACGGCGACGAGTATGAAGACGATGAACCTCCAACTGTTGGGCCTAAGCCGAGCTCTTCGGCTCCAGAGAATGCACCATCAGCTCCAAAGATAAGAATGACGTTGCCTGGTGTAGACGGCCGAGAGGGGTTCCAATTCTGGGACGGCCCTCAggcagaagatgacgagaCGGACTGGACGGCTGATGCAATAATGCACATGAATCTTGCTGGGGACATGAACCCCAGATGA
- a CDS encoding transmembrane alpha-helix domain-containing protein, which produces MGDDLKPAKLDPNVWYHVTEGRVDNFTKTRFDSMFQIVDVQKNNGDHLAVWGNLGTCYNKDEIDDNRTQPCLLRSDGSDTQKWDITIWPGDNTTYRLQNVQNGTKYNMDVHMGNPPFMSSDTDPKIYQKAQHWLMTSVSDINEAAYSTTFTDVPVSATQTLHSTSPTAGSGSSSSSGLSSGAAAGIGVGVALGVIGLGIAGFLLWRRRKRAASRGAYSSTPSELGGHPDIKTGGAPGPHSTYYDPKSTEQAHEMMHNPVPQEVPGQMHYELDATTTQGHTRNQ; this is translated from the exons ATGGGAGACGACCTAAAACCAGCCAAGCTCGACCCCAACGTGTGGTATCACG TGACAGAAGGCCGAGTAGACAACTTCACCAAAACGAGATTCGACTCCATGTTCCAAATTGTCGATGTCCAAAAGAACAATGGCGACCATCTCGCCGTCTGGGGCAAC CTCGGCACGTGTTACAACAAGGATGAAATCGACGACAATCGAACACAGCCGTGTTTGCTCCGCTCCGACGGAAGCGACACTCAGAAGTGGGATATCACAATCTGGCCAGGTGACAATACCACGTACCGACTTCAAAATGTCCAAAACGGCACAAAGTACAACATGGACGTGCATATGGGAAACCCACCATTTATGAGCAGCGACACAGACCCCAAGATCTATCAAAAAGCGCAGCATTGGCTTATGACGAGCGTTTCAGATATCAATGAGGCGGCATACTCAACCACGTTTACCGAT GTTCCCGTCTCAGCCACTCAAACCCTCCACTCCACCAGTCCAACTGCCGGATCCggctcatcatcatccagtGGCCTATCGTCTGGTGCCGCAGCCGGTAttggcgttggtgttgcccTCGGCGTCATTGGCCTCGGTATAgctggcttcttgctctgGCGGCGTCGCAAACGGGCCGCCTCTCGGGGCGCGTATTCTTCAACACCCAGCGAGCTAGGTGGTCATCCAGATATCAAGACTGGTGGAGCTCCGGGGCCGCATTCTACGTATTACGATCCAAAGAGCACGGAGCAGGCTCATGAAATGATGCATAATCCTGTGCCGCAAGAAGTACCCGGGCAAATGCATTACGAATTGGATGCTACTACAACACAAGGACATACGCGGAATCAATAG
- a CDS encoding nitrilotriacetate monooxygenase component B (similar to Metarhizium robertsii ARSEF 23 XP_007823291.1), producing MSTPRPRHPDFKTVESSRPPPSPSFKYTQTPSPSWTFGSGANTPSSHTHIRIDPYAPNRSSLLNYKLLISSIVPRPIAFLSTLSPDGKPNLAPFSYFNMVHHDPPIFVVGFSSPVARAKDSLRNILATRECVINIISESFVEAANSTSVDAPYGISEWDVAGLTGLDCEVVKCKRVGEAVVSVEARLDMVKEWESRTSGDKTGTMVVLEGLRFWVREDAVNEEGSLVDPAVLRPIGRMGGITYSRVNEAFELPRPKFEEDVGGEEGLEKIKN from the exons ATGTCCACCCCCCGCCCCCGCCACCCAGACTTCAAAACCGTCGAATCCTCCCGCCctcccccctccccctccttcAAATACACACAAACCCCCTCCCCATCATGGACATTCGGCTCCGGCGCCAACACACCCTCCTCACACACCCACATCCGCATCGACCCCTACGCACCGAACCGCTCCTCCCTCCTAAACTACAAACTCCTCATATCCAGCATCGTCCCCCGCCCGATCGCCTTCCTGTCCACGCTCTCGCCAGACGGGAAGCCGAACCTCGCGCCCTTCAGCTACTTCAACATGGTGCACCACGACCCGCCCATCTTCGTGGTCGGCTTCTCCAGCCCCGTCGCACGCGCAAAAGACTCGCTGAGGAATATCCTCGCTACGAGGGAGTGCGTCATCAACATTATTTCAGAGTCGTTCGTCGAGGCCGCCAACTCGACGAGCGTGGATGCCCCGTACGGGATATCGGAGTGGGATGTCGCGGGGCTGACGGGGCTGGACTGCGAGGTCGTCAAGTGTAAGAGGGTGGgggaggcggtggtgagTGTGGAGGCGAGGCTGGATATGGTGAAGGAGTGGGAGAGTAGGACGTCGGGGGACAAGACGGGCACGATGGTGGTGCTTGAGGGGCTGAGGTTTTGGGTGAGAGAGGATGCTGTTAATGAGGAGGGAAGTCTTGTTGATCCTGCG GTGCTGAGACCGATTGGGAGGATGGGAGGGATTACGTATAGTAGGGTGAATGAGGCTTTTGAGCTGCCGAGACCGAAATTTGAAGAGGACGTTGGTGGGGAGGAGGGACTGGAAAAGATTAAGAATTGA
- a CDS encoding cyclic-AMP phosphodiesterase, class-II (similar to Cordyceps militaris CM01 XP_006667992.1) codes for MHKTANTIKGSGGGPQESNVTAFLVRSVAEKWSKGSIVAVDAGVHLSAITRLIQDAYPSPPPTDLPFTLTTGAFAGLELPHASVNANAAHVTRSLVDTYLITHPHLDHISGFVVNTAGLPGTRPKKLAGLPSTIQAFKNHIFNNVIWPNLSDENNGAGLLTYLRLVEGGSPALGDGEGRGYMEVCNGLLVKTWSVSHGHCIEKHPHRGSASSASTRFGSHDASSQTPRRDLLNHTSLQPTPRTTGLLSQAAFSAASSPQFGSGGEQDKFCVYDSSAYFIRDQAHRREVLIFGDVEPDSISLSPRNLYVWQEAAPRIASGMLAAIFIECSYEDSQSNDRLFGHLKPCFIIDELQALASEVEMCRKLKNFDSKKRKRMSIDDSMNHRRNLSRKQSSVLDDPVSPKSVKPPLLRQATTPDHVDTPHLATPTDELTLHDVEPLGPMIERKPLEGLKVIIIHVKERLEDGPPVGDIIFQQLQEHEKEVNLGCEFIISKSGMSFYF; via the coding sequence ATGCACAAAACGGCTAACACGATCAAGGGCTCCGGAGGAGGGCCACAGGAATCAAATGTCACAGCATTTCTGGTACGATCTGTTGCCGAGAAATGGTCTAAAGGTTCAATTGTCGCCGTCGATGCTGGCGTCCATCTCTCTGCCATCACCCGCTTGATACAGGACGCTTAcccgtcaccaccacccaccgACTTACCCTTCACACTCACCACTGGTGCCTTTGCTGGGCTGGAGTTGCCACATGCGTCTGTAAACGCCAATGCCGCTCACGTAACGCGATCCTTGGTCGATACCTATCTCATAACGCATCCTCACCTTGACCACATCTCAGGATTCGTGGTCAACACGGCAGGCTTACCAGGCACACGACCCAAGAAGCTGGCCGGATTGCCCAGTACCATTCAAGCGTTCAAGAATCACATTTTCAACAATGTTATTTGGCCTAACCTCAGTGATGAGAACAATGGCGCAGGCTTGCTCACCTATCTAAGGCTGGTTGAAGGAGGAAGCCCGGCGCTCGGAGATGGCGAAGGAAGGGGATATATGGAAGTGTGTAACGGCCTCCTAGTTAAGACCTGGAGTGTCAGCCACGGCCACTGCATTGAGAAACACCCTCATCGCGGTTCAGCATCGAGTGCGTCAACCCggtttggcagccatgacgCATCGTCGCAAACGCCGAGACGGGACCTTCTTAACCATACATCGCTGCAACCAACACCGAGAACGACGGGTTTGCTCAGCCAGGCTGCATTTtcagctgcatcatcaccacaattCGGGAGCGGCGGCGAACAGGATAAATTTTGTGTCTACGACTCCAGTGCTTACTTTATACGGGACCAAGCGCATCGTCGCGAAGTCCTCATTTTTGGAGATGTTGAGCCGGACAGCATCTCGCTTAGTCCGCGAAATCTATACGTCTGGCAAGAAGCCGCACCGAGAATAGCATCTGGAATGCTGGCTGCAATTTTCATCGAGTGTTCATACGAGGATTCACAAAGCAATGACCGGCTCTTCGGACACCTGAAGCCCTGCTTCATTATAGACGAGTTGCAGGCGTTGGCGAGCGAGGTTGAAATGTGCCGCAAGCTTAAGAATTTCGATTCCAAGAAGCGGAAGCGTATGAGCATTGACGACAGCATGAATCACCGACGAAACCTCTCAAGGAAACAAAGCTCAGTTCTAGATGACCCTGTGTCGCCAAAATCCGTCAAACCGCCGCTTCTCAGACAAGCAACAACGCCAGACCATGTCGATACACCACATCTCGCGACGCCAACCGACGAACTGACGCTGCATGATGTTGAGCCGCTGGGTCCTATGATAGAACGGAAGCCACTGGAGGGCCTGAAGGTTATCATCATCCACGTCAAGGAGCGACTAGAAGATGGACCGCCAGTCGGGGACATTATATTCCAGCAGTTACAGGAACATGAGAAGGAGGTCAATCTGGGGTGTGAATTTATCATTTCCAAATCGGGGATGAGTTTCTATTTCTAG
- a CDS encoding fatty acid hydroxylase superfamily protein (similar to Metarhizium robertsii ARSEF 23 XP_007823289.1) encodes MEVKRNPKDSMKSTWRLSPRSEWSIWHRAIDRLDVHHVFLDKPVPVHAKEDPVPYLPDWQMQRWIIFHAIIPLAIHYAFVHFTGRNLSVIGAFALYHIFLTYNSVREIQILRRLGHIYGFLDGDKHERDGVPDVNVKKVFMSLLSASNVRPMLVIILAYRKNQLPSSINWAWLPVEITLYGLAVDFWFYWYHRLMHDKGSLWQFHRTHHLTKHPNPLLSLYADGVQEIFDMIVIPLLAFYTLKMGFGLPMGFYELWMCHQYLIFAEVLGHSGLRVYATAPSPLSWLYIWLGVEGIIEDHDLHHRRGWKSSFNYGKHSRIWDTIWGTVTDRIECKEENIDYANRASFPAW; translated from the coding sequence ATGGAAGTTAAACGCAATCCCAAAGACTCCATGAAGTCTACATGGCGCCTTTCGCCTCGCTCCGAATGGAGCATTTGGCACCGCGCCATCGACCGGCTTGACGTTCACCACGTCTTCCTCGACAAACCAGTACCGGTGCACGCCAAAGAAGACCCCGTACCCTACCTACCAGACTGGCAAATGCAGAGATGGATAATATTCCACGCCATTATTCCACTAGCTATCCACTACGCCTTTGTGCACTTCACAGGCCGTAATCTCAGTGTAATTGGGGCATTCGCCTTATACCACATCTTCCTCACATACAACAGCGTCAGAGAGATACAAATCCTCCGTCGTCTAGGCCATATATACGGCTTCCTCGACGGGGATAAACACGAAAGGGACGGCGTGCCAGACGTCAACGTCAAAAAAGTATTCATGTCCCTCCTCTCAGCCAGCAACGTCCGCCCCAtgctcgtcatcatcctcgcctACAGGAAGAACCAGCTCCCCTCGTCCATTAACTGGGCTTGGCTCCCCGTTGAAATCACACTCTATGGACTGGCCGTAGACTTTTGGTTCTACTGGTACCACAGACTGATGCACGACAAGGGCAGCCTGTGGCAGTTTCACCGCACGCACCACCTGACGAAACACCCGAACCCACTGCTCTCATTGTATGCAGACGGGGTGCAGGAAATCTTTGACATGATTGTCATTCCACTGCTGGCGTTTTACACCCTCAAGATGGGGTTCGGGTTGCCCATGGGCTTTTATGAGCTGTGGATGTGTCATCAGTACTTGATATTTGCAGAGGTGCTGGGCCACAGCGGGCTGAGGGTGTATGCGACGGCTCCGTCGCCATTGAGTTGGTTGTACATCTGGCTTGGGGTGGAGGGCATTATTGAGGATCATGACCTGCATCATCGGAGAGGGTGGAAGAGCAGTTTCAATTATGGCAAGCATTCGCGGATTTGGGATACGATTTGGGGGACGGTGACGGATCGGATTGAGTGCAaggaggagaatattgaTTATGCGAATCGGGCTTCGTTTCCTGCGTGGTAG